Proteins encoded by one window of Pseudonocardia sp. HH130629-09:
- a CDS encoding SDR family NAD(P)-dependent oxidoreductase yields the protein MSSPGIDPDELATALKVLAQVDELPPEHPDAVVVRRATAGIWKSVRLRRRTEKRQAEKSSDEAVTAATATGAAGRIDDETAGIPLVSNTPGATAGTLHRARGCYVCKTRYTVVDAFYHQLCQDCAAAHRAHREARTDLTGRRALLTGGRAKIGMYIALRLLRDGAHLTITTRFPRDAARRFAALPDSGQWLHRLRVIGVDLRDPAQVVAVADEVAAAGPLDILVNNAAQTVRRSPGSYSALEAAEQEELPAGELPEIVSFTSASREHPVLLAGAVPGGRDLAALATTARSASPERIADGTAVDAGGLLPDTAAVNSWVDHVQHVDPLELLEVQLCNQTAPFVLVSRLRPAMAASSARNKYVVNVSAMEGVFGRGYKGPGHPHTNMAKAALNMLTRTSAGEMFATDRILMTAVDTGWITDERPHPMKLRLAEEGFHAPLDLADGAARVYHPIVAGEAGEDLHGVFLKNYRVSSW from the coding sequence GTGTCCAGCCCCGGCATCGACCCGGACGAGCTCGCGACCGCGCTGAAGGTTCTGGCGCAGGTCGACGAGCTGCCACCCGAACACCCCGACGCCGTGGTCGTCCGGCGGGCGACCGCGGGGATCTGGAAGTCGGTGCGGCTGCGGCGCCGCACCGAGAAGCGGCAGGCCGAGAAGTCCTCCGACGAGGCCGTCACCGCCGCCACGGCGACCGGTGCGGCCGGGCGCATCGACGACGAGACCGCCGGCATCCCGCTGGTGTCCAACACTCCCGGCGCGACCGCGGGGACGCTGCACCGCGCCCGCGGCTGCTACGTGTGCAAGACGCGCTACACCGTCGTCGACGCCTTCTACCACCAGCTGTGCCAGGACTGCGCCGCCGCGCACCGCGCCCACCGCGAGGCCCGCACCGACCTGACCGGGCGCCGCGCACTGCTCACCGGCGGCCGCGCCAAGATCGGGATGTACATCGCGCTGCGGCTGCTGCGCGACGGTGCGCACCTCACGATCACCACCCGCTTCCCGCGTGACGCCGCCCGGCGCTTCGCCGCGCTGCCCGACTCCGGGCAGTGGCTGCACCGGCTGCGGGTGATCGGGGTGGACCTGCGCGACCCGGCCCAGGTCGTCGCGGTCGCCGACGAGGTCGCCGCCGCCGGCCCGCTCGACATCCTGGTCAACAACGCCGCGCAGACGGTGCGCCGCTCCCCCGGCTCGTACTCCGCGCTGGAGGCGGCCGAGCAGGAGGAGCTGCCCGCGGGCGAGCTGCCGGAGATCGTGTCGTTCACCAGCGCCTCGCGCGAGCACCCGGTCCTGCTCGCCGGGGCGGTCCCGGGCGGGCGCGACCTGGCCGCGCTGGCGACGACGGCCCGTTCGGCCTCGCCGGAGCGGATCGCCGACGGCACCGCGGTCGACGCGGGCGGGCTGCTCCCCGACACCGCGGCGGTCAACAGCTGGGTCGACCACGTCCAGCACGTGGACCCGCTCGAGCTGCTCGAGGTGCAGCTGTGCAACCAGACGGCACCGTTCGTGCTGGTCTCGCGGCTGCGCCCGGCGATGGCGGCGTCGAGCGCACGCAACAAGTACGTCGTGAACGTCTCGGCGATGGAGGGGGTGTTCGGCCGCGGCTACAAGGGGCCCGGGCACCCGCACACCAACATGGCCAAGGCCGCGCTGAACATGCTGACCCGCACCAGTGCCGGGGAGATGTTCGCGACCGACCGGATCCTGATGACCGCGGTGGACACCGGCTGGATCACCGACGAGCGCCCGCACCCGATGAAGCTGCGCCTGGCCGAGGAGGGGTTCCACGCCCCGCTCGACCTCGCCGACGGCGCCGCCCGGGTCTACCACCCGATCGTCGCCGGGGAGGCCGGCGAGGACCTGCACGGAGTGTTCCTGAAAAACTACCGCGTGTCGTCCTGGTAG
- a CDS encoding heme oxygenase (biliverdin-producing), translating into MAATSPITGTLSADLRQVTQPVHDQLNRSSYVAALLDGVLPLDGYTLLAEQYVAIYTALEAAGDALAGDPLAGPFVIDGLRRVPALHADLDALGGGVPRVLPATTAYVQRLREVAADPALFVAHHYTRYLGDLAGGQVIGKVLGRTYGIEGPGRLFYDFSELGSPPRFRTHYRALLDDTPWTLVERERLLAEAVRAFELNHAMFEQMAEEVGLAQPLAS; encoded by the coding sequence ATGGCCGCCACGAGCCCCATCACGGGCACGCTGTCCGCTGATCTCCGCCAGGTCACTCAGCCGGTGCACGACCAGCTCAACCGGTCGTCCTACGTAGCGGCGCTGCTCGACGGGGTGCTGCCGCTGGACGGCTACACCCTGCTCGCCGAGCAGTATGTCGCGATCTACACCGCACTGGAGGCAGCCGGGGACGCGCTGGCCGGCGACCCACTGGCAGGTCCCTTCGTCATCGACGGGCTGCGCAGGGTGCCGGCCCTGCATGCCGACCTCGACGCGCTCGGCGGCGGGGTCCCGCGGGTCCTCCCCGCGACCACCGCCTACGTGCAGCGCCTGCGCGAGGTCGCCGCGGACCCGGCGCTGTTCGTCGCTCATCACTACACCCGCTACCTGGGCGATCTCGCCGGTGGCCAGGTCATCGGGAAGGTCCTGGGGCGCACCTACGGCATCGAGGGGCCGGGACGGTTGTTCTACGACTTCTCCGAGCTCGGCAGCCCCCCGCGCTTCCGGACGCACTACCGCGCGCTGCTCGACGACACCCCGTGGACCCTGGTCGAGCGTGAGCGACTGCTGGCCGAGGCCGTTCGCGCCTTCGAGCTCAACCACGCCATGTTCGAGCAGATGGCCGAGGAGGTCGGGCTGGCGCAGCCGCTGGCGTCCTGA
- a CDS encoding TetR/AcrR family transcriptional regulator, with amino-acid sequence MPKVLGSLATHREQVRERVFDALRVQLYERGFDTVTLSGVASAAGVGRSALYNHFPDRQALLVAFVEHEAQRYVADLDAALADAPGPRERLATFARLQLRRLAEFHLPPGQALAGALDPAAYRRIAAHADPIGDRLMAVLREGAAAGCMVDDDPRVLAAVVAGGLSSRRIVDVDPAELDATVETAVAAVLRAVSTVARD; translated from the coding sequence GTGCCGAAGGTCCTGGGCTCGCTCGCCACGCACCGCGAGCAGGTCCGTGAGCGCGTGTTCGACGCGCTGCGTGTGCAGCTCTACGAGCGCGGCTTCGACACGGTGACCCTGTCCGGGGTCGCCTCGGCCGCCGGTGTGGGGCGTTCGGCGCTCTACAACCACTTCCCCGACCGCCAGGCCCTGCTCGTCGCCTTCGTCGAGCACGAGGCGCAGCGCTACGTCGCCGATCTCGACGCCGCGCTGGCCGATGCGCCGGGCCCGCGTGAACGACTCGCCACCTTCGCCCGGCTCCAGCTGCGCCGCCTCGCCGAGTTCCACCTCCCGCCCGGCCAGGCACTGGCCGGCGCGCTCGACCCGGCCGCCTACCGCCGGATCGCCGCGCACGCCGACCCCATCGGGGACCGGCTGATGGCGGTGTTGCGCGAGGGCGCGGCCGCGGGCTGCATGGTCGACGACGACCCCCGGGTGCTCGCCGCCGTCGTCGCCGGGGGGCTGTCGAGCAGGCGGATCGTCGACGTCGACCCGGCCGAACTCGACGCCACGGTGGAGACCGCCGTCGCGGCCGTGCTGCGAGCGGTCTCGACGGTTGCGCGCGACTGA
- a CDS encoding VOC family protein — MRIDHLDHLVLTVADVDATVAFYTRVLGMGAVEFGGGRRALAFGPSKINLHRAGHEFEPRADRPTPGSADLCLITLDPIEQVGRELAEAGVAVEEGPVERTGARGPLLGVYLRDPDGNLVEISNEL; from the coding sequence ATGCGCATCGACCATCTCGACCACCTCGTGCTGACCGTCGCCGACGTCGACGCCACCGTCGCCTTCTACACCCGCGTGCTCGGCATGGGGGCCGTCGAGTTCGGCGGTGGGCGCCGCGCACTCGCCTTCGGCCCCAGCAAGATCAACCTGCACCGGGCGGGGCACGAGTTCGAGCCGAGGGCCGACCGGCCCACCCCGGGCAGCGCCGACCTGTGCCTGATCACCCTCGACCCGATCGAGCAGGTCGGGCGTGAGCTGGCCGAGGCCGGCGTCGCCGTCGAGGAGGGGCCGGTCGAGCGGACCGGGGCACGGGGCCCGCTGCTCGGCGTCTACCTGCGGGACCCCGACGGGAACCTGGTCGAGATCAGCAACGAGCTCTGA
- the recC gene encoding exodeoxyribonuclease V subunit gamma, whose translation MLEIHRAERADTLVEALAGVLAVGSGDPFAAETVAVPERGVERWLAQRLAHRLGAGPGSGGVCANVRFPAPAALLGGAVAHVTGTDQATDPWSPGRSVWPLLELIDEAVATSGDDRFTALAAHLERGGHGRRYALARTLAGLFGSYATHRPELLRRWRAGEEAVPADLRWQPELWRRLRAALGVPGPAERLDEAVALLRGGADPGPEVGPRLSLFGPTRLAAEHLAVLESLAAHREVHLWLPHPSPVMWDAVRAGRTPGVPSRATDTSAEAVRHPLLRSLGRDTRELALRLPPAGPTVADTHHPAPADTGPPTLLRRLQAMLRDDAVPPAPADRPLLDPDDRSVALHSCHGPDRQVEVLREVLLGLLAADPDLEPRDIIVMCPDIEVFAPLITASFGLAPDADTPDGAGPSREELHPGHRLRVRLADRALRQANPLLGTVSSLLELAGSRVSASQVLDLVASAPVRRRFRFDDDALERLSELVTAAGVRWGLDAAHRWPYRLEGIGQNTWRAGLDRMLVGVAMAETPGAPAWLGTALPLDEVDSSDVDLVGRLAEFVDRLATVLGALRGPQPLSAWVDALVEGLSALTDTTPTDAWQAGQARAELADVVASAGPQAATVDLDLPDVRGLLAERLRGRPSRANFRTGTLTVATLVPMRAVPHKVVCLLGCDDGVFPRAGAPDGDDVLARDPVVGERDPRGEDRQLLLDAICSATRHLVVVSSGADERTGADRPPSVPVGELCDAIDACARTTSGTPASRALRARHPLQPFDRRNFTPGALLADGPFSFDRTARRGAEAAAGPRTVTPLFGADPLPPPEDPPDGVVELDELVAFVEHPVRAFLRQRVRVLPPEENVEPDDALPVELDGLATWKIGDRLLTDRLAGAAPRAVARAETLRGDLPPGGIGHRVLIEVGGQVEPLVAVAATVATSEAGSQDLVAQLTGTPEDGRAVAGTVPGLHGDVVVRVEYSRLKAKHRLRAWVQLLALTAAHPGRTWTAVTVGRGPGGAARSVLGPVDPGLARRTLADLVALRREGLRAALPLPTDAAAVYARNRARGVVPANAFAAAESEWSRFEHAEAPHVFVRGGAGGPLVVRPEPGSGDEPTRFGELAVRLWAPLLDHERQDAP comes from the coding sequence GTGCTGGAGATCCATCGGGCCGAACGCGCCGACACCCTCGTGGAGGCGCTCGCCGGCGTGCTGGCGGTCGGCTCGGGTGACCCGTTCGCGGCCGAGACCGTCGCGGTCCCCGAGCGCGGGGTGGAGCGCTGGCTCGCCCAGCGGCTGGCACACCGGCTCGGCGCGGGGCCGGGCAGCGGCGGGGTCTGCGCGAACGTCCGGTTCCCGGCCCCGGCCGCGCTGCTCGGCGGGGCCGTCGCGCACGTCACCGGCACCGACCAGGCGACCGACCCGTGGTCGCCCGGCCGGTCGGTGTGGCCGCTGCTGGAGCTGATCGACGAGGCCGTCGCCACCTCCGGGGACGACCGGTTCACCGCCCTGGCCGCGCACCTGGAGCGTGGTGGGCACGGCCGCCGCTACGCGCTCGCCCGCACGCTGGCCGGGCTGTTCGGTTCCTACGCCACCCACCGCCCCGAGCTGCTGCGCCGCTGGCGCGCCGGGGAGGAGGCGGTGCCCGCCGACCTGCGGTGGCAGCCCGAGCTGTGGCGGCGCCTGCGCGCGGCACTCGGGGTCCCCGGTCCCGCCGAGCGGCTCGACGAGGCGGTGGCCCTGCTGCGCGGGGGCGCCGACCCGGGGCCCGAGGTGGGGCCGCGGCTGTCGTTGTTCGGCCCGACCCGGCTGGCCGCCGAGCACCTGGCCGTCCTGGAGTCCCTCGCGGCGCACCGGGAGGTCCACCTGTGGCTGCCGCACCCGTCGCCGGTGATGTGGGACGCGGTGCGCGCCGGGCGTACGCCGGGGGTGCCGTCGCGCGCCACCGACACCAGCGCCGAGGCGGTCCGGCACCCGCTGCTGCGCTCGCTCGGCCGCGACACCCGGGAGCTGGCGCTGCGGCTGCCCCCGGCCGGGCCCACGGTGGCCGACACCCACCACCCGGCCCCCGCCGACACCGGCCCGCCGACGCTGCTGCGCCGCCTGCAGGCCATGCTGCGCGACGACGCCGTGCCGCCCGCCCCCGCCGACCGTCCGCTGCTCGACCCGGACGACCGCAGCGTCGCGCTGCACTCCTGCCACGGCCCGGACCGGCAGGTGGAGGTGCTGCGCGAGGTGCTGCTCGGGCTGCTCGCCGCGGACCCGGACCTGGAGCCGCGCGACATCATCGTCATGTGCCCGGACATCGAGGTGTTCGCGCCGCTGATCACCGCCTCCTTCGGTCTCGCCCCGGACGCGGACACCCCGGACGGCGCGGGCCCGTCCCGCGAGGAGCTGCACCCCGGGCACCGGCTGCGGGTGCGCCTGGCCGACCGGGCGCTGCGCCAGGCGAACCCCCTGCTGGGCACCGTGTCGTCGCTGCTGGAGCTCGCCGGGTCCCGGGTCAGTGCCTCCCAGGTGCTCGACCTGGTCGCCTCCGCCCCGGTGCGGCGCCGCTTCCGCTTCGACGACGACGCGCTGGAGCGGCTGTCCGAGCTGGTCACCGCGGCCGGGGTGCGGTGGGGGCTCGACGCAGCGCACCGCTGGCCCTACCGGCTCGAGGGGATCGGGCAGAACACCTGGCGGGCCGGTCTGGACCGGATGCTCGTCGGCGTCGCGATGGCCGAGACACCGGGCGCCCCGGCCTGGCTGGGCACCGCGCTGCCGCTGGACGAGGTCGACTCCTCCGACGTGGACCTCGTCGGGCGGCTCGCCGAGTTCGTCGACCGGCTCGCGACCGTGCTCGGTGCGCTGCGCGGGCCGCAGCCGCTGTCGGCGTGGGTGGACGCGCTGGTCGAGGGGCTGTCGGCGCTGACCGACACCACCCCGACCGACGCCTGGCAGGCCGGGCAGGCGCGCGCGGAGCTGGCCGACGTCGTCGCCTCCGCGGGGCCGCAGGCCGCCACCGTCGATCTCGACCTGCCCGACGTGCGCGGTCTGCTCGCCGAGCGGCTGCGCGGTCGGCCCAGCCGGGCGAACTTCCGGACCGGCACGCTGACCGTCGCGACGCTGGTCCCGATGCGGGCCGTCCCGCACAAGGTGGTGTGCCTGCTGGGCTGCGACGACGGGGTGTTCCCCCGCGCCGGCGCCCCCGACGGGGACGACGTGCTGGCCCGGGATCCCGTCGTCGGCGAGCGCGACCCGCGCGGGGAGGACCGCCAGCTGCTGCTCGACGCGATCTGCTCGGCCACCCGCCACCTGGTCGTGGTCTCCTCCGGCGCCGACGAGCGCACCGGGGCCGACCGACCGCCGTCGGTACCGGTCGGGGAGCTGTGCGACGCGATCGACGCGTGCGCGCGGACCACCTCCGGCACCCCCGCCTCACGGGCGCTGCGGGCCCGGCACCCGCTGCAGCCCTTCGACCGGCGCAACTTCACCCCCGGCGCGCTGCTGGCCGACGGGCCGTTCAGCTTCGACCGGACCGCGCGGCGCGGCGCCGAGGCCGCTGCCGGGCCGCGCACCGTGACCCCGCTGTTCGGTGCGGACCCGCTCCCCCCGCCGGAGGACCCGCCGGACGGGGTGGTCGAGCTCGACGAGCTGGTCGCGTTCGTCGAGCACCCGGTGCGGGCGTTCCTGCGCCAGCGGGTGCGGGTGCTGCCGCCGGAGGAGAACGTCGAGCCCGACGACGCGCTGCCGGTCGAGCTCGACGGGCTGGCCACCTGGAAGATCGGTGACCGGCTGCTGACCGACCGGCTCGCCGGGGCCGCGCCGCGGGCCGTGGCGCGGGCCGAGACACTGCGCGGGGACCTCCCGCCCGGCGGGATCGGCCACCGGGTGCTCATCGAGGTCGGCGGTCAGGTCGAGCCGCTGGTCGCCGTCGCCGCGACGGTCGCGACCAGCGAGGCGGGCTCGCAGGACCTCGTCGCGCAGCTCACCGGCACACCCGAGGACGGCCGCGCCGTCGCCGGGACGGTGCCGGGCCTGCACGGCGACGTCGTGGTGCGTGTCGAGTACTCACGGCTCAAGGCCAAGCACCGGCTGCGGGCCTGGGTGCAGCTGCTCGCGCTCACCGCCGCACACCCCGGCCGGACCTGGACGGCGGTGACCGTCGGCCGCGGCCCCGGCGGCGCGGCCCGATCGGTGCTCGGCCCGGTCGACCCCGGCCTGGCCCGTCGCACCCTGGCCGACCTGGTCGCGCTGCGCCGCGAGGGACTGCGGGCGGCGCTGCCGCTGCCGACCGACGCCGCCGCCGTCTACGCCCGCAACCGCGCCCGCGGAGTGGTCCCCGCCAACGCCTTCGCCGCGGCGGAGAGCGAGTGGTCGCGCTTCGAGCACGCCGAAGCCCCGCACGTCTTCGTCCGGGGCGGCGCGGGCGGCCCGCTGGTCGTCCGTCCCGAGCCCGGCTCCGGCGACGAGCCCACCCGGTTCGGGGAGCTCGCCGTCCGGTTGTGGGCACCGCTGCTCGACCACGAGAGGCAGGACGCGCCGTGA
- a CDS encoding MFS transporter — protein MSRTSGAEHASSPFRQPKAVWAVAFACVISFMGIGLVAPILPSLSGQLNASHAEVELLFTSYLVVTAIAMLVTGWVSSRIGAKKTLITGLALIVVFAALAGASSGIWGIVGFRAGWGLGNALFIATSLAVIVGSASGGFAGAIVLYETALGVGIATGPLLGGLLGTVSWRGPFFGVSVLMLIALVATVVLLEPTPVPTRKATLSEPLTALRHRALATTSGVGLLYNWGFFTLLGYAPFLMGGLDPISLGAVFFGWGLLVAVFAVFGAPWLKDRFGTARTLYGALVGIAVLLAAIGLFDTVPAVVIVAVVLSGIVVGVNNTLVTTAVMSISPVPRPTASATYGFVRFIGGGLAPFAAGLMAAAVGASVPFLIAAVVVLVGVVLLATIRRDLDAADAEAEQPGPSHERADAEAAVREVPGLPTEAVIAEDALQHDRR, from the coding sequence ATGTCCCGAACATCCGGTGCGGAGCACGCCTCCAGCCCGTTCCGCCAGCCCAAGGCCGTCTGGGCGGTGGCCTTCGCCTGTGTCATCTCGTTCATGGGGATCGGGCTGGTCGCCCCGATCCTGCCGTCGCTGTCCGGGCAGCTGAACGCCTCGCACGCCGAGGTCGAGCTGCTGTTCACCAGCTACCTCGTCGTGACGGCGATCGCGATGCTGGTGACCGGCTGGGTGTCGTCCCGGATCGGCGCGAAGAAGACCCTGATCACCGGCCTGGCGCTGATCGTGGTGTTCGCCGCGCTGGCCGGGGCGTCGTCGGGGATCTGGGGCATCGTCGGCTTCCGCGCCGGCTGGGGCCTGGGCAACGCGCTGTTCATCGCGACCTCGCTCGCGGTGATCGTCGGCTCGGCCTCGGGCGGCTTCGCCGGCGCGATCGTGCTCTACGAGACCGCGCTCGGCGTCGGCATCGCCACGGGTCCGTTGCTCGGCGGGCTGCTCGGCACCGTGTCCTGGCGGGGCCCGTTCTTCGGTGTCTCGGTGCTGATGCTGATCGCGCTCGTCGCGACCGTCGTGCTGCTGGAGCCGACGCCGGTCCCGACCCGCAAGGCGACGCTCTCCGAGCCGCTGACCGCGCTGCGCCACCGCGCGCTCGCCACGACCAGCGGGGTCGGGCTGCTCTACAACTGGGGCTTCTTCACCCTGCTCGGCTACGCACCGTTCCTGATGGGCGGGCTCGACCCGATCTCGCTCGGCGCGGTGTTCTTCGGCTGGGGCCTGCTCGTCGCGGTCTTCGCGGTCTTCGGCGCGCCCTGGCTGAAGGACCGCTTCGGCACCGCGCGCACCCTCTACGGCGCGCTCGTCGGCATCGCGGTCCTGCTCGCGGCGATCGGGCTGTTCGACACCGTGCCCGCCGTGGTGATCGTCGCGGTGGTCCTGTCCGGCATCGTGGTCGGTGTCAACAACACCCTGGTCACGACGGCGGTCATGTCGATCTCCCCGGTGCCCCGCCCGACCGCGTCGGCCACCTACGGGTTCGTCCGGTTCATCGGTGGCGGCCTCGCCCCGTTCGCCGCGGGTCTGATGGCCGCGGCCGTCGGTGCCTCGGTGCCGTTCCTGATCGCCGCGGTCGTCGTGCTGGTGGGCGTGGTGCTGCTGGCGACGATCCGCCGCGATCTCGACGCCGCCGACGCCGAGGCCGAGCAGCCCGGCCCGTCGCACGAGCGGGCCGACGCCGAGGCCGCCGTCCGGGAGGTGCCCGGCCTGCCGACCGAGGCCGTGATCGCCGAGGACGCACTGCAGCACGACCGGCGCTGA
- a CDS encoding peroxiredoxin, translating to MALAAGDQIPDVTLMTPSAEGPKPVQSASVLGTGTVVLFGVPGAFTPACSDTHLPGFVLRRDELKAKGVDTVACTSVNDAFVLEAWAESRGAGDAVLMLADGNGDFAKTAGLDMDGSSFGLGTRSKRYAAIVTDGVVRWIGVEDVPSSVDVSGVESVLAQL from the coding sequence GTGGCTCTCGCCGCCGGTGACCAGATCCCCGACGTCACCCTGATGACCCCGTCCGCCGAGGGCCCGAAGCCCGTGCAGAGTGCCTCGGTGCTCGGCACCGGCACCGTCGTGCTGTTCGGTGTGCCCGGCGCGTTCACCCCGGCCTGCTCCGACACCCACCTGCCCGGCTTCGTCCTGCGCCGCGACGAGCTCAAGGCCAAGGGCGTCGACACCGTGGCCTGCACCTCGGTCAACGACGCGTTCGTCCTGGAGGCCTGGGCCGAGTCCCGCGGCGCCGGCGACGCGGTGCTCATGCTCGCCGACGGCAACGGCGACTTCGCGAAGACCGCCGGCCTGGACATGGACGGCTCGTCGTTCGGGCTCGGCACCCGCTCGAAGCGCTACGCCGCGATCGTCACCGACGGCGTCGTGCGCTGGATCGGTGTCGAGGACGTCCCGTCCTCGGTGGACGTCTCCGGCGTCGAGTCGGTGCTCGCGCAGCTCTGA
- a CDS encoding alcohol dehydrogenase catalytic domain-containing protein: MTSRLVRTVRFHATGGPEVLRIEHLPLRDPGPGEVRIRVHAVGLNRSEVNFRRGTYLDAPVLPAGLGSECSGTVLDTGPGVTGWAPGDEVCVIPASSQNEHPVYADEAVVPVRSLLARPPGLDDDGAAALWMPLLTVWGMTRHVTRLREGDRLVVTAAANSVGAAALQVARHLGVHAVAVVPDDRHADVLRTAGAAEVLTGTPGPDDLRAALGGGADLVLDAEGGPGVARLVRACAPGGAVIVHGGLSGEPTPLPAAGYAPVWLRRFHVREVTGDAETLARAEAFARAGLAAGTLVPLVERVFDLDDGVAAVAAAHEHLESPDRAPGKPVLRTGQRDR; the protein is encoded by the coding sequence GTGACGTCCCGGCTCGTGCGCACCGTCCGCTTCCACGCCACGGGCGGCCCGGAGGTGCTGCGGATCGAGCACCTGCCGCTGCGCGACCCGGGACCGGGGGAGGTGCGGATCCGGGTGCACGCGGTCGGGCTCAACCGCTCCGAGGTGAACTTCCGCCGCGGCACCTACCTCGACGCCCCGGTGCTCCCCGCGGGACTGGGGAGCGAGTGCTCGGGCACCGTGCTCGACACCGGCCCGGGGGTGACGGGCTGGGCACCCGGCGACGAGGTGTGCGTGATCCCGGCGTCGTCGCAGAACGAGCACCCGGTCTACGCCGACGAGGCCGTCGTGCCGGTCCGGTCGCTGCTGGCCCGCCCACCCGGTCTCGACGACGACGGCGCCGCCGCCCTGTGGATGCCGCTGCTGACCGTGTGGGGCATGACCCGCCACGTCACCCGGCTGCGGGAGGGCGACCGGCTCGTCGTCACGGCCGCGGCGAACAGCGTCGGGGCCGCGGCGCTGCAGGTCGCGCGGCACCTCGGGGTGCACGCCGTCGCCGTCGTGCCCGACGACCGGCACGCCGACGTCCTGCGCACCGCCGGTGCCGCGGAGGTGCTGACCGGCACGCCCGGCCCCGACGACCTGCGGGCGGCGCTGGGCGGAGGCGCCGACCTGGTCCTCGACGCCGAGGGCGGCCCCGGCGTCGCGCGGCTGGTGCGGGCCTGCGCGCCGGGCGGTGCGGTGATCGTGCACGGCGGGTTGTCCGGGGAGCCGACACCGCTGCCCGCGGCCGGGTACGCGCCGGTCTGGCTGCGCCGCTTCCACGTCCGCGAGGTCACCGGTGACGCGGAGACGCTGGCCCGCGCCGAGGCGTTCGCCCGCGCCGGGCTGGCCGCGGGCACGCTCGTCCCGCTGGTCGAGCGGGTCTTCGACCTCGACGACGGCGTCGCGGCCGTCGCCGCCGCGCACGAGCACCTGGAGTCACCGGACCGTGCCCCCGGCAAGCCGGTCCTGCGGACCGGTCAGCGGGACAGGTAG